A part of Leptospira neocaledonica genomic DNA contains:
- a CDS encoding lipoprotein LipL71 — protein MKTFRVISVPSLVLGVLGFLVACGSELPVKELAEAKTAITRAKDAGAERYASGEFEEARKSLLTAHEKASNEDLGETKKSAEYAKSKAYDALEKSYPQLTEESKTAANTAINEADEAYASQLAAEPYNNAVELKKEGDTLRDNADRTLESYPKESGDDAKLKTRLAAFDQYEQSNKKYLESKKAATDAKSLALSQKQQLIDSLADIEKNLDDADRYAGGGDPEVAQTRERLNAAKAKIDEGKIKEGYSEVDDIRKKSAELVAKNIQSYALKKKAEAKDSIGKAKDKLATIDQSKLKSSKDLQTSYQRADENLKAADESLASAEELYSSEKYEDSIGRAEEAIRLSRIVVDQSDDIAERLRTGSSVVGRKGDGGDSTSSTRKGEDTSTTSSSGELPEGWKKYVVRKKIPADCLWRISAYKQHYGTSKLWKRIYEANRSKIKNANLIYPKQVLLIPPAKGSTKFDPKKAPKKQTGSDKVEASTPEEKKEETTTPPPASTSESEPEEEEPSTPAPSTENEQPSDSGEQESDEEAR, from the coding sequence ATGAAAACTTTTCGAGTTATATCGGTTCCATCATTGGTACTGGGAGTTTTAGGATTCCTAGTAGCCTGTGGTTCGGAACTACCTGTAAAAGAATTGGCGGAAGCAAAAACCGCTATCACTCGCGCTAAAGACGCAGGCGCAGAAAGATACGCTTCCGGAGAATTCGAGGAAGCTCGCAAAAGTCTTTTGACTGCTCATGAAAAAGCTTCCAACGAAGACTTAGGCGAGACCAAAAAAAGCGCCGAATACGCAAAAAGCAAAGCGTATGATGCATTAGAAAAATCTTATCCTCAATTGACCGAGGAGTCTAAGACTGCAGCTAATACCGCTATCAATGAGGCGGATGAGGCTTATGCTTCTCAACTTGCGGCAGAACCTTATAATAATGCAGTAGAACTGAAGAAAGAAGGGGACACTTTAAGAGACAATGCGGATCGCACTTTAGAATCCTATCCTAAGGAATCTGGCGACGACGCAAAACTTAAAACCCGTCTGGCTGCTTTCGATCAGTACGAGCAAAGTAATAAAAAATATCTGGAGTCCAAAAAGGCGGCAACTGACGCCAAGTCTTTGGCTCTTTCTCAAAAACAGCAGCTAATCGATTCTCTTGCAGATATCGAAAAAAACCTGGATGATGCGGACAGATATGCCGGCGGTGGGGATCCTGAAGTAGCTCAGACAAGAGAACGTTTGAATGCTGCTAAGGCTAAGATCGACGAAGGAAAGATCAAAGAAGGTTATTCCGAAGTTGACGATATCCGTAAAAAATCGGCAGAACTTGTAGCAAAAAACATTCAGTCTTATGCACTTAAGAAAAAGGCAGAAGCAAAGGATTCTATCGGAAAAGCTAAGGATAAATTGGCTACGATAGACCAATCCAAACTGAAATCCAGCAAGGATCTCCAAACTTCTTACCAAAGAGCTGATGAGAACCTGAAAGCAGCGGATGAATCTTTAGCTTCCGCAGAAGAGTTATATTCTTCCGAAAAATACGAAGATTCTATCGGTAGAGCCGAAGAAGCGATCAGACTTTCTCGCATTGTAGTAGATCAGTCTGATGATATCGCAGAAAGATTACGCACTGGATCTTCCGTTGTAGGTCGCAAAGGTGATGGAGGAGATTCTACTTCTTCTACCAGAAAAGGAGAAGATACATCTACAACTTCTTCTTCCGGAGAACTTCCTGAAGGTTGGAAAAAATACGTAGTTCGTAAGAAAATTCCTGCAGATTGCCTCTGGAGAATTTCCGCTTACAAACAACATTACGGTACTTCTAAACTTTGGAAACGTATCTATGAAGCGAACCGCAGCAAGATCAAAAATGCGAACTTGATCTATCCAAAACAAGTATTGCTAATTCCACCTGCTAAAGGGTCGACTAAGTTTGATCCTAAAAAAGCTCCTAAGAAGCAGACTGGAAGTGATAAAGTAGAAGCATCTACACCAGAAGAGAAGAAGGAGGAGACTACAACTCCTCCGCCAGCTTCTACTTCTGAGTCCGAACCGGAAGAAGAAGAGCCTTCAACTCCGGCACCTTCTACAGAAAATGAGCAACCTTCTGATTCTGGTGAGCAAGAAAGCGACGAAGAAGCTCGTTAA
- the nadC gene encoding carboxylating nicotinate-nucleotide diphosphorylase, translating into MKRAYTKPISETNEADYFPLAKMAWDEDCPDQDITSVSLFSPDQKAIAYLNAREEGILCGSGVSSVLSKLSNGDLQFHFFFKDGEKFVKGDKIAEIRGSLLSMLRVERILLNFLQYLSGISTSTRKIVDQYGSKGIMILDTRKTLPGYRKLAKYAVYCGGGSNHRLDLSEMAMIKDNHLALFGSAKIPVGKIRSNFPGRMVELEIDSLDQLEDALEAEPDVLMLDNFNIPDTREAFHRAKEKNPKILIECSGGITPEKLEALSEFPGVGVSMGYLTHTTRFLDLGLDIRT; encoded by the coding sequence GTGAAGAGGGCTTATACTAAGCCTATATCAGAGACGAATGAGGCGGATTATTTCCCCCTGGCTAAAATGGCATGGGACGAGGATTGTCCTGACCAAGATATAACGTCTGTTTCCTTATTCTCTCCGGATCAAAAAGCGATCGCTTACTTGAACGCAAGGGAAGAAGGTATTCTCTGCGGTAGTGGTGTTTCTTCCGTTCTTTCTAAACTTTCCAACGGAGATTTGCAGTTTCATTTCTTCTTTAAAGACGGAGAAAAATTCGTCAAAGGAGACAAGATTGCAGAGATCCGAGGCAGCCTTCTCTCCATGTTGCGTGTAGAAAGAATCCTTCTAAACTTCTTACAATATCTTTCCGGTATTTCTACTTCGACTAGAAAGATCGTAGATCAGTATGGGTCTAAGGGTATAATGATCTTGGATACAAGAAAGACACTTCCTGGATACAGAAAACTTGCGAAGTATGCTGTGTATTGCGGGGGAGGTTCTAATCATAGATTGGATCTTTCTGAGATGGCGATGATCAAAGACAATCATTTGGCTTTATTCGGATCCGCAAAAATTCCCGTGGGAAAAATCAGATCCAATTTTCCAGGAAGAATGGTGGAATTGGAAATAGATTCCTTGGATCAATTGGAAGACGCACTCGAAGCGGAACCAGATGTTTTAATGTTAGATAATTTTAATATACCTGATACACGCGAAGCTTTCCATAGGGCAAAAGAAAAAAATCCTAAAATTCTGATCGAATGTTCCGGAGGGATCACTCCTGAAAAATTGGAAGCATTGTCCGAATTTCCCGGGGTAGGAGTGAGTATGGGATACCTGACTCATACTACCAGATTTTTGGATCTTGGTTTGGATATAAGGACCTAA
- a CDS encoding RelA/SpoT family protein, whose protein sequence is MGFIKAPATKEMLLEGVRETMGPEALEMIEKAYKVSDDSHQGQFRLSGEPYIVHPLQVGFILYELGLDEKVISAGILHDVIEDTKYTREDMVRDFGTEITQLVEGVTKISQIKSQSKETEAAENIRKIIIATIQDIRVILIKLADKTHNMRTLSFQPPEKQRRIANETLSLYAPIAGRLGIYSVKSELEDLAFQVIFPEEYQDIKKRISAKKSEREDYIEKLQLILKQRLAEIQINANVEGRAKHFFSIYRKMKTKEKTFDEIFDLRAIRIVTDEIKDCYGVLGIVHTLWSPVPGRFKDYIATPKTNMYQSLHTTVIGPDGKPLEVQIRTAEMNAIAEFGIAAHWVYKEGKTHANERHLTVKWLEVLQTWQDSSLDPKEFLEELKYDLHEDEVFVFTPKGEIIQLPKGATVLDFAFRIHTDVGLHCKGAKINGRMIPLRTELRSGDQVEVVVDKRSKPSPIWLRIVKTPSARQKLRAYFRKLREETSKDLEQGAESAAELTLNAEVLEELKRKPSEKVSKQTQAQGQVAGGKILVAGLRDIPVRLSGCCSPLPGDQIIGFVTRGRGVSVHKKNCSVALKQREEEQLRQITVDWDYGQTEPVPVRVEVKAKDRQGIYLEMVKSISGTQTNILEAGASTVQKDTLMARFMIEVEHLDQLKEILGNLKRIPDVVFAHRVK, encoded by the coding sequence ATGGGATTTATTAAGGCTCCTGCCACCAAAGAAATGTTACTCGAAGGGGTTCGAGAAACCATGGGCCCCGAGGCCTTGGAAATGATCGAAAAGGCTTATAAGGTTTCGGATGATTCTCACCAGGGTCAGTTTCGCCTTTCGGGGGAACCTTATATAGTTCACCCTCTTCAGGTAGGTTTTATTTTATACGAGTTGGGTCTGGATGAGAAGGTAATCTCTGCGGGAATCCTTCATGACGTGATCGAAGACACAAAATACACAAGAGAAGATATGGTCCGTGATTTCGGAACGGAGATCACTCAGCTTGTGGAAGGTGTGACTAAAATTTCCCAGATCAAAAGTCAGTCCAAAGAAACGGAAGCCGCGGAGAATATCCGCAAGATTATCATTGCAACCATTCAGGATATTCGGGTCATTCTGATCAAACTTGCGGACAAGACCCATAATATGAGGACTCTTTCTTTCCAACCTCCTGAAAAGCAGAGAAGGATCGCAAACGAAACTCTTTCTTTATACGCACCTATTGCCGGAAGATTAGGTATCTATTCCGTAAAATCGGAACTAGAAGATCTCGCATTCCAAGTTATTTTTCCGGAAGAATACCAGGACATTAAAAAAAGGATCAGCGCCAAAAAGTCCGAAAGAGAAGATTATATAGAAAAATTACAGCTGATCCTGAAACAAAGGCTCGCTGAGATTCAGATCAACGCGAATGTAGAAGGAAGGGCAAAACATTTTTTCTCCATCTATCGCAAGATGAAAACGAAAGAAAAAACCTTCGATGAAATTTTCGATCTAAGAGCTATTCGTATCGTTACGGACGAGATTAAAGATTGTTACGGAGTATTAGGAATTGTGCATACACTTTGGTCTCCCGTTCCCGGAAGATTTAAGGATTATATTGCGACTCCTAAGACGAATATGTATCAATCGCTTCATACCACAGTGATCGGTCCTGACGGAAAACCTTTGGAAGTTCAGATCCGTACTGCAGAGATGAATGCCATCGCAGAATTCGGAATCGCAGCTCACTGGGTGTACAAAGAAGGTAAGACTCATGCCAATGAAAGACATCTAACCGTCAAGTGGTTGGAAGTCCTACAAACTTGGCAGGATTCTTCTTTGGATCCTAAAGAATTTTTAGAAGAATTAAAATACGATCTTCATGAGGACGAAGTATTCGTTTTCACTCCTAAGGGAGAAATTATACAACTTCCTAAAGGTGCGACTGTTCTAGATTTCGCATTTAGGATTCATACCGATGTAGGTTTACATTGTAAGGGAGCCAAGATCAACGGTAGAATGATCCCTCTTCGTACGGAATTACGTAGTGGGGATCAAGTAGAAGTTGTCGTGGACAAAAGATCTAAACCTTCTCCCATCTGGCTTCGTATCGTTAAAACTCCTTCTGCCAGACAAAAGTTACGCGCTTATTTCAGAAAACTCAGAGAAGAGACCAGCAAGGATCTGGAGCAAGGTGCAGAGAGTGCAGCAGAACTGACTTTGAATGCGGAAGTATTAGAAGAACTTAAACGTAAACCTTCCGAAAAAGTTTCTAAACAGACTCAGGCCCAAGGTCAAGTTGCCGGTGGAAAAATTTTGGTTGCGGGACTCCGAGATATTCCTGTCCGTCTTTCAGGTTGTTGTTCTCCTCTCCCTGGGGACCAGATCATTGGTTTCGTAACTCGAGGGAGAGGTGTTTCTGTTCACAAAAAGAATTGTAGTGTTGCATTAAAACAAAGAGAAGAAGAGCAACTCAGACAGATCACGGTGGATTGGGACTATGGACAGACGGAACCGGTACCAGTTCGAGTGGAAGTGAAGGCAAAGGATCGTCAGGGGATTTACTTGGAGATGGTAAAAAGTATTTCCGGAACCCAGACAAATATCCTGGAGGCTGGAGCTTCCACAGTACAAAAGGATACTTTGATGGCACGATTCATGATAGAAGTGGAACATTTGGACCAATTGAAGGAGATCCTAGGCAATTTAAAACGGATCCCGGATGTTGTCTTTGCTCATAGGGTTAAATAA